A genomic window from Paenibacillus sp. FSL K6-0276 includes:
- a CDS encoding response regulator, with the protein MLKVLLVDDEAPILNNLNRVLPWQEMGMEVVGMARSGMDALRIAEEEQPDLVLSDIRMPVMDGLTFVGKLREIGLDSEVLLLTGYQEFDYAREAIRLGVKEYICKPIHYEELGNKVREIGANIRSKQFKNKLYNSIPLFQEIPGADNDSGKKTPDQLMNLAAQYITEHLHSDIGIEEVANKISISGSYFCLLFKNHFAMTFVEYVTLQRIEAAKFMLTNSDKSITVIGSGVGYQERRYFTKVFQKQTGMSPKEYRDRCRAEAQ; encoded by the coding sequence ATGCTAAAAGTATTATTGGTAGATGACGAAGCCCCAATTCTGAATAATCTGAACAGAGTGTTGCCATGGCAGGAGATGGGTATGGAGGTCGTCGGTATGGCGCGCAGTGGTATGGACGCCTTGCGCATTGCTGAAGAGGAGCAACCCGATCTTGTGTTAAGTGACATTCGTATGCCAGTGATGGACGGGTTAACTTTTGTAGGAAAGTTGCGGGAAATTGGATTGGATAGTGAGGTGCTACTTCTTACCGGGTATCAGGAGTTTGACTATGCACGAGAAGCGATCCGGCTAGGGGTTAAAGAATACATTTGTAAGCCAATACATTATGAAGAACTTGGCAATAAGGTACGGGAGATCGGAGCTAATATCCGTAGTAAACAGTTTAAAAATAAACTGTATAACAGCATCCCCTTATTCCAGGAGATCCCTGGAGCAGACAATGATTCTGGCAAAAAAACACCGGATCAGCTAATGAACTTAGCCGCCCAATATATCACTGAACATCTCCACTCAGATATCGGGATTGAGGAAGTGGCGAATAAGATCAGCATTAGCGGCAGTTACTTCTGTCTCTTGTTTAAGAATCATTTTGCAATGACTTTCGTGGAATACGTAACACTACAGCGAATTGAAGCTGCTAAGTTTATGCTTACTAATAGCGATAAGAGCATTACGGTGATTGGTTCCGGAGTGGGTTATCAGGAACGACGTTATTTCACAAAGGTATTTCAGAAGCAGACGGGGATGTCTCCTAAGGAGTATCGCGACCGATGCCGGGCCGAAGCGCAGTGA
- the mntR gene encoding transcriptional regulator MntR has translation MPTPSMEDYLERIYKLIDEKGYARVSDIAEGLEVHPSSVTKMIQKLDKDEYLIYEKYRGLVLTNKGKKVGKRLVDRHQLLEEFLGLIGVQQEYIYNDVEGIEHHLSWDSITRIETLVEYFRRDEERIQTLYAIHNELASDS, from the coding sequence ATGCCAACACCCAGCATGGAGGATTATTTGGAGCGCATATACAAGCTTATAGATGAGAAAGGTTATGCGCGGGTCTCGGATATTGCCGAGGGACTGGAAGTACACCCCTCATCTGTGACCAAGATGATCCAAAAACTGGATAAGGACGAATATCTCATCTATGAGAAATATCGTGGGCTTGTCCTAACCAACAAAGGGAAAAAAGTAGGGAAACGTCTTGTTGATCGTCATCAACTATTGGAGGAATTCCTCGGATTGATCGGAGTACAGCAGGAATATATTTATAATGATGTTGAAGGAATCGAACATCACTTAAGTTGGGATTCGATTACGCGGATTGAAACGTTGGTAGAATATTTCCGCCGCGACGAAGAACGTATACAGACTTTATATGCGATTCACAATGAACTGGCAAGCGATTCTTAA
- a CDS encoding cytochrome c biogenesis protein CcdA, which yields MSNINAGIALAAGVASFISPCCLPLYPSYLSYITGLSVQQLKSGSNTKEVRIRTITHTLAFILGFSAVFYTLGFGAGLFGQFFNGQRDLIRQLSAILIIVMGLFLLGIFQPQFLLRERKLDLKWKPAGYVGSFIFGIGFSAGWSPCIGPILTAIIALSASEPGTWFTLITAYSIGFALPFFVLAFFLGGAKRILKYSNVLMKIGGVLMVFMGVLLFTDQMFRITVWLQGITPDWLIF from the coding sequence TTGTCTAATATCAATGCAGGAATAGCCTTAGCAGCAGGGGTAGCATCGTTTATATCACCTTGCTGTTTACCGCTCTATCCCTCTTATTTATCGTATATTACCGGATTATCCGTTCAACAATTGAAATCAGGCAGCAATACCAAAGAGGTCCGTATACGCACGATAACCCATACATTGGCATTTATTTTAGGATTTTCAGCGGTTTTTTACACACTGGGGTTTGGTGCAGGACTATTCGGACAATTCTTTAATGGGCAGCGTGATCTGATTCGGCAATTATCGGCGATTCTGATTATTGTGATGGGATTATTTCTGCTTGGGATCTTTCAGCCGCAGTTTTTACTTCGTGAACGCAAGCTTGATTTAAAATGGAAGCCGGCGGGTTATGTGGGATCGTTTATATTTGGGATCGGTTTTTCTGCTGGGTGGTCTCCATGCATAGGTCCGATTCTAACCGCGATTATTGCACTTTCCGCAAGTGAGCCTGGCACGTGGTTCACATTGATTACGGCCTATAGCATCGGATTCGCATTGCCCTTCTTTGTCTTAGCATTCTTCCTTGGTGGAGCCAAACGTATCCTTAAGTATTCAAATGTGCTGATGAAGATTGGTGGCGTTCTCATGGTATTCATGGGGGTGCTGCTCTTTACGGATCAAATGTTTCGGATCACAGTGTGGCTGCAGGGAATAACACCTGATTGGCTCATTTTTTGA
- the yidD gene encoding membrane protein insertion efficiency factor YidD encodes MATLRRTIQAPIRVYRKYISPIKPATCRFYPTCSAYALEAIEVHGPLKGSWLAAKRIARCHPFHPGGLDPVPPLEEHPTKKDSARAT; translated from the coding sequence ATGGCGACCCTTCGAAGAACGATTCAGGCTCCCATTCGGGTGTACCGCAAGTACATTTCCCCGATTAAGCCTGCCACTTGTCGCTTCTATCCAACCTGCTCTGCCTATGCATTGGAAGCGATTGAAGTCCATGGTCCTCTAAAAGGCTCATGGCTTGCTGCCAAGCGGATTGCTAGATGCCATCCCTTCCATCCAGGGGGACTTGATCCGGTTCCGCCTCTTGAGGAACACCCCACGAAGAAGGATTCTGCTCGCGCGACTTGA
- a CDS encoding metal ABC transporter permease: MEILFSDFFQRALAGGLLIGITAPLIGVFLVLRRLSMIGDTLAHVTIAGVALGFLIGVYPLGAGLIFAVVASFAIEKLRKAYKSYAELSIAIIMSGGVALASLFFTLGKGYNADVMSYLFGSIYTLDNIDLIVVGIVTIAVVVVVTMFFKEFFLLSFEEDAASVSGLPVKLLNMLITILTALVISTAIKIVGSLLVSALLTIPVAISLLLSRSFKSSVILSVIISEIAVVGGLVVAGVWNLAPGATIVLLLISFLVLTLIGKKGLPA, translated from the coding sequence TTGGAAATTCTATTTAGCGATTTTTTTCAGCGGGCGCTGGCAGGCGGTCTATTGATTGGCATTACAGCGCCGCTTATAGGCGTTTTTCTTGTGCTCAGACGTTTATCCATGATTGGGGATACGCTGGCTCATGTTACAATAGCCGGTGTAGCACTTGGTTTTTTAATAGGTGTCTATCCGCTGGGAGCAGGTCTTATATTTGCAGTGGTGGCTTCCTTCGCGATTGAGAAGCTTCGCAAGGCTTATAAGAGTTATGCAGAGCTCTCGATTGCCATAATTATGTCGGGCGGGGTGGCCTTAGCCTCACTCTTTTTCACCTTAGGAAAAGGTTATAATGCAGACGTTATGAGTTATTTGTTCGGTAGCATTTATACACTAGATAATATCGATTTAATCGTAGTAGGGATAGTAACGATAGCTGTTGTAGTAGTAGTTACGATGTTCTTTAAGGAGTTCTTTTTGCTTAGCTTTGAAGAGGATGCTGCGAGTGTCAGCGGACTGCCTGTGAAGCTGCTTAACATGCTGATTACCATTCTGACGGCGCTTGTAATTAGCACAGCGATCAAAATTGTCGGATCCTTGCTAGTATCTGCTCTACTAACCATTCCGGTGGCAATTAGCTTATTGCTGTCTCGAAGCTTTAAATCCTCGGTCATCCTATCGGTCATTATTTCGGAAATTGCTGTTGTAGGCGGACTAGTAGTAGCAGGAGTTTGGAATCTGGCCCCTGGTGCTACCATTGTGCTTTTACTCATATCGTTTTTAGTGTTGACCTTGATCGGCAAAAAGGGTTTGCCAGCATAA
- a CDS encoding metal ABC transporter ATP-binding protein, with translation MQSVSLDCHQHIIDIQDLSFSYGEQKVISNLNYSVRERDFLGIIGSNGAGKTTLMKMIVGLLPASSGEIKLFGTTVRKFKDWERIGYVPQKNAFNPLFPATVREVVLSGLYNNKNLIRRVSKAQHRQCEDALEVMRIQDIAEKRVGQLSGGQQQRVFLARALINHPDLLILDEPTVGIDAESQAGFFDLITHMHAHHHMTFLMVSHDIDMIKNYLGNEPVQTNGKINFFSRHSHDLQNCTEENLQHTLS, from the coding sequence ATGCAATCGGTATCCTTGGACTGCCATCAGCATATCATCGATATACAGGATCTTTCTTTTTCATATGGCGAACAGAAGGTTATTTCGAATCTTAACTATAGTGTAAGAGAGCGAGACTTCCTCGGTATCATTGGTTCTAATGGCGCTGGTAAAACAACACTGATGAAGATGATTGTCGGTTTGCTTCCGGCTAGCAGTGGTGAAATTAAATTATTCGGAACGACTGTCCGCAAGTTTAAAGACTGGGAACGGATAGGTTATGTTCCGCAAAAGAACGCCTTCAACCCGCTGTTTCCAGCAACGGTGCGTGAAGTAGTGTTATCTGGTTTGTACAACAACAAGAATCTTATTCGAAGAGTATCTAAGGCTCAGCATCGTCAGTGCGAAGATGCACTGGAAGTGATGCGAATACAAGATATTGCGGAGAAAAGAGTAGGCCAGCTGTCAGGCGGTCAGCAGCAGCGTGTATTTCTGGCGCGTGCTTTGATCAACCATCCGGACTTGCTGATTTTGGATGAGCCTACAGTCGGTATTGATGCTGAATCACAAGCAGGATTCTTTGATTTAATTACACATATGCATGCCCATCATCATATGACATTCCTAATGGTGTCGCATGATATCGACATGATTAAGAATTACTTAGGTAATGAACCTGTGCAAACGAACGGCAAGATTAACTTTTTCTCCCGTCACTCTCATGATTTGCAGAATTGTACGGAAGAGAACCTGCAGCATACGCTTTCTTAG
- a CDS encoding Fur family transcriptional regulator yields the protein MLSTEQILEVMSGQGLRITDQRKTLAKLFGENKGYLSAKDVYEHMGRKYSGLSFDTVYRNLRVMEELGVLEQIVFEDGVKFKGSCNHQDHHHHMICLQCEKTYPINFCPMNLTDTPDQFRVVKHKFEVFGYCKECEENREEELVAAANHKKGV from the coding sequence ATGCTGTCGACAGAACAAATATTAGAAGTCATGTCGGGGCAAGGTCTGCGAATCACCGACCAACGCAAAACGCTTGCCAAGTTATTCGGCGAGAATAAGGGTTATTTGTCAGCGAAGGATGTCTATGAGCATATGGGCCGCAAGTATAGCGGACTTAGCTTTGATACCGTGTACCGCAATCTGCGTGTAATGGAAGAGCTTGGTGTACTTGAACAAATCGTCTTTGAAGACGGAGTGAAATTCAAGGGAAGCTGTAATCATCAGGATCACCATCATCATATGATCTGCCTTCAATGCGAGAAAACCTACCCGATTAATTTCTGCCCGATGAATTTAACGGATACACCTGATCAATTCCGGGTAGTCAAGCATAAATTTGAGGTGTTCGGTTATTGCAAAGAATGTGAAGAGAACCGGGAAGAAGAACTAGTCGCAGCAGCTAATCACAAAAAAGGGGTTTAA
- a CDS encoding zinc ABC transporter substrate-binding protein, which translates to MKSRISLLILALVLVFTLTACGPKSSGSIVEGKVNVVTTFYPIYEFTREIGGDDINAINLLPVGVEPHDWTPRSQDIINTSKAQLFLYNGAGLEGWVPNFLKGLDSSSKAVAVEVSKGIDLIMTDEDDGHDHGGSGEEDHHEEDADHNSHAAGDSLHTDPHTWVSPKSAIIMARNIKESLQSVDPEHKDSYEERYNKLAERLQALDSKFEQELTKLPNHKIVVSHQAFSYLTRDYGLEQHAIMGLSPDAEPRGQDLVNLAKMVKEEDIRYIFFEELVSDKLAKTLAAEAGVSTMVLNPVEGLTAEQEKNGDNYFTLMEKNLQNLIMALQ; encoded by the coding sequence ATGAAGTCACGAATAAGTCTGCTTATACTTGCACTGGTGCTTGTATTTACACTCACTGCATGTGGACCTAAGAGCAGTGGAAGTATAGTTGAAGGGAAAGTAAATGTTGTAACCACTTTTTATCCTATTTATGAGTTTACTCGGGAAATTGGTGGAGATGATATAAATGCCATTAATTTGCTTCCAGTTGGCGTAGAGCCACATGATTGGACACCGCGCAGTCAGGATATTATCAACACCTCCAAAGCGCAATTGTTCCTGTATAATGGAGCAGGGCTTGAGGGTTGGGTTCCTAATTTTCTAAAAGGACTTGATAGTAGCAGCAAGGCGGTAGCCGTTGAAGTAAGTAAAGGCATTGATTTAATAATGACCGATGAAGATGACGGACATGATCACGGGGGGAGTGGTGAAGAGGATCATCATGAGGAAGATGCTGATCATAATAGCCATGCTGCTGGGGACAGCCTTCATACAGACCCACATACCTGGGTAAGCCCGAAGTCAGCGATCATTATGGCCCGCAATATAAAAGAAAGTCTTCAGTCCGTGGACCCAGAGCATAAAGATAGTTATGAAGAGCGTTACAATAAGCTTGCTGAACGTTTACAGGCTTTGGATAGTAAATTTGAACAAGAGCTTACAAAGCTGCCTAACCACAAAATTGTAGTCTCGCACCAAGCATTTTCATACCTTACTCGTGATTATGGGCTTGAACAGCATGCGATTATGGGATTATCCCCAGACGCTGAGCCGCGTGGACAGGATTTAGTGAACCTGGCGAAGATGGTTAAAGAAGAAGACATTCGGTATATCTTTTTTGAAGAGCTGGTCTCCGATAAACTGGCTAAGACGTTAGCAGCTGAAGCCGGTGTGTCTACAATGGTTCTTAATCCGGTAGAGGGTCTTACTGCGGAGCAAGAAAAGAACGGGGATAACTACTTCACCTTGATGGAGAAAAATTTGCAAAATCTGATTATGGCTTTACAATAA
- the metG gene encoding methionine--tRNA ligase: protein MSEKKTFYLTTPIYYPSDKLHIGHAYSTVAGDAMARYKRLRGYDVRYLTGTDEHGQKIERKAEEAGKTPQQFVDDIVVGIKELWRKLDISNDDFIRTTEERHKKVVQDIFDRLLKQGDIYKGEYEGWYSIPDETFYTETQLVDIVRDDNGLIIGAKSPDSGHPVELVKEASYFFRMSKYADRLLQFYEENPEFILPESRKNEMINNFIKPGLEDLAVSRTTFDWGVKVKGDEKHVVYVWIDALTNYITALGYGSEDRSLYDNFWPADVHIVGKEIVRFHTIYWPIILMALGEPLPKQVFAHGWLLMKDGKMSKSKGNVVDPVTLIDRYGLDALRYYLLREVPFGSDGTFTPESFVDRVNYDLANDLGNLLNRTGAMVEKYFGGELPAYEGNVTAFDGELQAAAENTYAKVEEAMEKMEFSVALTAIGTFISRTNKYIDETQPWVLAKDESRTAELASVMRHLVEGLRTASILLQPFVTQTPAKIWEQLGIESGELTTWDSGKTFGLIPAGTKLVKGNPIFPRLDVEQEVAYIAEAMGAGKPTAEVTEAAPAATTVSEPEEEHKEEIGIDDFAKAELRVAQVIAAEPVKKADKLLKLQLDLGYEQRQVVSGIAKFYTPEELVGQKVICIVNLKPVKLRGELSQGMILAASKGDQLTIATVPDSMPNGAIVK from the coding sequence ATGAGCGAGAAGAAAACTTTTTACTTAACTACACCAATCTACTATCCGAGTGATAAGCTGCATATCGGACATGCTTATTCTACCGTAGCTGGAGATGCAATGGCTCGCTACAAACGTCTACGCGGCTATGATGTACGGTATCTTACAGGTACAGACGAGCATGGTCAAAAGATTGAACGGAAGGCAGAGGAAGCTGGCAAAACCCCTCAGCAGTTCGTAGATGACATCGTTGTTGGTATTAAAGAATTATGGCGCAAGCTAGACATCTCCAATGATGACTTTATCCGTACAACGGAAGAACGTCATAAAAAGGTTGTTCAGGATATTTTTGATCGACTGCTCAAGCAAGGTGACATCTATAAAGGTGAATACGAAGGCTGGTACAGTATTCCGGATGAAACCTTTTATACAGAAACACAATTGGTTGATATCGTTCGAGATGACAATGGCTTAATCATTGGCGCAAAAAGCCCAGATAGCGGTCATCCCGTTGAACTGGTGAAGGAAGCGAGTTATTTCTTCCGGATGAGTAAATATGCAGATCGATTGCTGCAATTTTATGAGGAGAATCCGGAGTTTATTTTGCCAGAATCCCGTAAGAACGAAATGATCAATAACTTTATCAAGCCTGGTCTGGAGGATCTTGCGGTTTCCCGTACGACATTCGATTGGGGAGTTAAAGTTAAAGGTGACGAAAAGCATGTAGTGTACGTATGGATTGATGCTTTGACGAACTATATTACTGCTTTGGGTTACGGCTCCGAGGATCGCAGTCTGTACGATAATTTCTGGCCTGCAGACGTACACATCGTCGGCAAAGAAATCGTCCGTTTCCATACGATATACTGGCCGATTATTCTAATGGCACTGGGTGAACCTCTTCCGAAACAAGTGTTTGCACATGGCTGGCTGCTTATGAAGGATGGCAAAATGTCGAAATCCAAGGGTAATGTAGTAGATCCTGTTACTCTGATTGATCGTTACGGCCTGGATGCACTGCGTTATTACCTGCTACGGGAAGTACCGTTTGGTTCGGATGGTACATTCACACCTGAAAGCTTTGTAGATCGGGTTAACTATGATCTTGCTAATGACCTTGGTAACCTGTTGAACCGGACAGGTGCGATGGTGGAGAAGTATTTCGGTGGAGAGCTTCCAGCATATGAGGGAAATGTAACAGCTTTTGATGGTGAGCTTCAAGCAGCGGCAGAGAACACTTATGCCAAAGTAGAAGAAGCAATGGAAAAAATGGAGTTCTCCGTAGCGCTGACAGCTATCGGGACGTTTATCAGCCGTACCAATAAATATATTGATGAGACGCAGCCATGGGTGCTTGCTAAGGATGAGAGCAGAACTGCCGAGTTGGCCTCAGTGATGAGACATCTCGTGGAAGGTCTTCGTACGGCTTCCATTCTTCTGCAACCATTCGTGACGCAAACCCCAGCGAAGATTTGGGAACAGCTTGGAATCGAATCAGGTGAGCTGACGACATGGGACAGCGGCAAGACCTTCGGTCTGATTCCGGCAGGAACGAAGCTGGTAAAAGGCAATCCTATCTTCCCGCGTCTGGATGTGGAGCAAGAGGTAGCTTATATCGCAGAAGCAATGGGCGCTGGTAAGCCAACTGCTGAAGTGACCGAAGCAGCACCTGCTGCGACTACAGTATCGGAGCCTGAGGAAGAGCATAAAGAAGAGATCGGCATCGACGATTTCGCGAAGGCTGAGCTACGTGTAGCTCAAGTCATTGCGGCTGAGCCCGTTAAGAAAGCCGACAAGCTGCTGAAGCTACAATTGGATCTAGGTTATGAGCAGCGTCAAGTCGTTTCTGGTATCGCGAAGTTTTACACACCGGAAGAGTTGGTGGGACAGAAAGTGATTTGTATTGTGAATCTTAAGCCAGTGAAGCTTCGTGGGGAGTTATCTCAAGGAATGATTCTAGCGGCTTCTAAAGGTGATCAGTTGACCATCGCCACAGTTCCAGACAGCATGCCAAATGGAGCTATTGTGAAGTAA
- a CDS encoding stalk domain-containing protein, producing MDLKKLTLVAVLAISQAASAVPAFAEAVNNTSGNTNAVGASATSVTDVMPEATDPLPPMPTEVPGGVVSPTPTPTPNTGGTTEPTTTTEPTSTTVPTPTPIPTATPETTTQPTSTDGVRAAASNQLVLMMNSNKMYQNGVEYLANQPMAVKNGVSYVSIRAMVERVGVKYVYDYKTKETIVTKGSDVMRFKTDSKIYSVNGKNVTMKGPAYQFKGTFMVPLTSITGALGIPYTVDNVQKRVILTLNTKPKASFTVPTQIYAGDTVNFVTSSSSPNGSAIVDERWDGNKQDVYDTPGVYVVSYSVMDANGQWSDPYSVTINVLKPNTPPVANFTTDKDSYKMGEMITYSDLSSDPDGDQIEVTWTNKAEAFFTPGPATVAIQVKDSHGAISTFEKTINISDEVLYSKEDFYRLFASPGSVFNIDGSMVPTWQKVAYNLSSEPYTLIRSNSPETVNTEGITYKETSFGGTRFLVHHKNNMNIKTKVYVIAKNNNLYPTTITTEYVGFGGPNSYPEGTGKMSVQRYWESMQTRRDYKTTVLQPGESVSILTELNKTAMKPGEIVSLQADLFSDYPIEYNVMMIDANKDPLTTLPTLPILDRDGVHNRGTYADSTRIITVSDEVGASPVRLLIGDNSSDLNLIGVDPMNGTEASNAGNFGVLYKIKFDHVAPNSLVTFNPRGGNYMGPVMVNGQIVHMPTSGSLSSADMNSVIYRTGDFGGSVEILFTAASGSNLPVNFLVTPLPAKK from the coding sequence ATGGATTTAAAGAAATTAACGTTAGTTGCTGTTTTGGCCATATCTCAGGCCGCCTCGGCAGTGCCGGCTTTTGCCGAAGCTGTCAATAATACCTCCGGTAATACCAATGCAGTAGGAGCATCTGCCACATCTGTGACAGATGTAATGCCAGAAGCTACTGACCCATTGCCGCCAATGCCAACTGAGGTGCCAGGGGGAGTAGTATCACCTACACCAACTCCAACTCCAAATACTGGAGGAACAACTGAACCTACGACAACAACCGAACCTACATCAACAACGGTACCAACGCCTACTCCGATCCCTACTGCAACACCTGAAACTACTACACAGCCTACATCGACGGATGGTGTTCGTGCTGCGGCTAGTAATCAGCTTGTACTTATGATGAACAGCAACAAAATGTACCAAAACGGCGTTGAATATTTGGCTAATCAGCCAATGGCCGTGAAGAATGGTGTCTCATACGTTTCGATCCGGGCTATGGTAGAGCGCGTAGGTGTGAAATACGTTTATGATTATAAAACGAAAGAGACCATTGTTACCAAGGGAAGCGACGTTATGCGCTTTAAGACGGACAGTAAGATCTATTCCGTTAATGGTAAAAATGTGACGATGAAAGGTCCAGCTTATCAATTCAAGGGTACATTCATGGTTCCTTTGACGTCCATCACTGGAGCGTTAGGCATTCCTTATACTGTTGATAATGTGCAAAAACGGGTGATTCTTACGCTGAACACGAAGCCTAAAGCTTCTTTTACAGTGCCAACTCAAATTTATGCTGGTGATACAGTGAATTTTGTGACTTCCAGTTCTTCGCCGAATGGTTCGGCCATTGTCGATGAGCGTTGGGATGGAAATAAGCAGGATGTCTATGATACACCAGGGGTTTATGTAGTATCCTATTCCGTTATGGATGCGAATGGACAGTGGAGTGATCCTTATTCCGTGACCATCAATGTGCTTAAACCAAATACACCGCCAGTTGCTAATTTCACGACAGACAAGGATTCTTACAAGATGGGTGAAATGATCACTTATTCGGATCTAAGTAGCGACCCAGACGGTGATCAAATTGAAGTAACTTGGACAAACAAAGCAGAAGCTTTCTTCACTCCAGGTCCAGCAACAGTAGCCATTCAAGTAAAAGATTCACATGGCGCAATCAGCACTTTTGAGAAGACCATTAATATTTCGGATGAAGTCTTGTACAGTAAAGAAGATTTCTACAGATTATTCGCTTCTCCGGGTAGTGTATTTAACATCGACGGATCGATGGTTCCAACTTGGCAGAAGGTAGCCTATAACCTCTCTTCCGAGCCTTATACCCTTATTCGCAGTAACAGCCCAGAAACAGTGAATACGGAAGGGATCACGTATAAAGAAACATCATTCGGAGGAACTCGATTCTTGGTCCACCACAAGAATAATATGAATATTAAAACGAAGGTGTATGTGATTGCTAAGAATAACAATCTGTACCCTACAACAATTACAACAGAGTATGTAGGATTTGGTGGTCCAAACTCTTATCCTGAGGGTACTGGTAAAATGTCAGTGCAGCGGTACTGGGAGTCTATGCAGACCAGAAGAGATTATAAGACAACTGTCCTACAACCCGGGGAAAGCGTCTCGATTCTTACAGAACTAAACAAAACTGCGATGAAACCAGGCGAAATTGTTTCACTCCAAGCGGACTTATTTAGTGATTATCCTATTGAATATAATGTCATGATGATCGATGCAAATAAAGATCCGTTGACTACACTTCCTACACTTCCAATATTGGATCGTGATGGGGTGCATAACCGAGGAACTTATGCTGATTCTACACGCATCATCACGGTTAGCGATGAAGTAGGAGCAAGTCCTGTGAGACTTCTTATTGGTGACAATTCGAGTGATTTGAATTTGATCGGTGTAGACCCAATGAACGGTACTGAAGCATCCAATGCGGGTAATTTCGGCGTGTTATACAAAATCAAATTCGATCATGTCGCACCTAATTCCTTGGTTACGTTTAATCCACGTGGCGGTAATTACATGGGGCCAGTCATGGTTAACGGTCAAATCGTACACATGCCGACTTCGGGAAGTCTCTCATCCGCTGACATGAATAGTGTGATTTATCGTACTGGTGATTTTGGTGGCTCCGTGGAGATTTTGTTCACAGCAGCTTCTGGTAGTAACTTGCCGGTGAATTTCTTGGTAACACCGCTACCAGCGAAGAAATAA